A region of the Electrophorus electricus isolate fEleEle1 chromosome 7, fEleEle1.pri, whole genome shotgun sequence genome:
AAAAAGTAACAATACTATGAGAATCAACTGCTATTGCATGTACTCACTATGCACAACCACACGGACCTCTAGTCTTTACATTAGGTACACTGTGAGCACATAAAAAAACCCAGcactttcttaaaaaaaacaaaaacaaaaaaacaaataaaaaatcaaaatcactttctttaataaaaagaaaggtcaaatatatattaaaaagtagCTAAACATTTAAATACCATCATTTCTAccagcaaaaccaaacaaaaaccaaactgaacaggggaggggagaggggaaaCAGAAGTAgcatactttttaaataaaggtcAAGGTTGTTCTATTGTAATGAACTTGGTTCTTTATAATATTAATCATCTCTCGTTTCAAAGGGATCTGACCACATACAAAACAGAAGCACCCAGCAGCAAACACGCCGAGTGCCAACCCTGACTACACAGCAGCACAATGAATGTTTATTCTTTGTTGCATGGCGAAGTCTTTGCATACAACACAAGGGCGCAATCTGTGCGTCGTTCTACTGACAGGACCCTACTGCTCCAGTCTATTGCTAAGAGCTTAAAACGCTAGACATACATGCAAGACACTTAAAAGATTAGACTACACACCTGCATTTACCTGAGAACTGTAACAGATCGCAAACACTCCCTTTTTTATCCTGATGTTAGTGCTATTGCTCATTATACAAGCAGCACCtgtctgcacaaacacacgtctTGCTCTTACCCCGAATATCTGAGACGACCGCCCTACCAAGCAGAACGTGTGGGAGTAGTACTGAATCAAGCATGTTGTAAATCATTCCCACCTTTCTAGAAACAAAGGACCATTTTATTCTGTGCCACAATTTTCCCGTTAGCCTGCAGATGCTACACTTGTTTTCAGGTAACCAACGGGAGTCCAGGGAATCCTAGGGCAACATCCAACATGTCCATGTCTATATTCCAACACCTCTGAAATATGGAATACTCAGACGGATGAAAACACCAAGATCAGTCAGTCAATCCGAGGCTCTAAGCATCTAAAAATCAGACAATCTGAGGCTCTAAGCATGTAAGATGTTGGCGCCTCAACTGAAGAAAATTAACACAGTCTTGCTGTCTGACAATTCCAGTGCTGTGCTGAATCCCAAACAAGCTTTTTAGccttcataaaacaaaacagacaggcaAAGAGATAAATCATGAAAACTTTAAGAAAAGAttgcaaaggtttttttttttaaaaaagggaagCTTTTGTTTAACAGTCTTTCAATTGGCCTCCATTTTACTAGTTCACTGACTAATCCATCATGGCGGCACAAACAAATGAGGAATGTGGTTTTCATAGGCCTTTGGATGGAGGTATTGGTGGAGTGAAGGCAGATAAAagttagagaaaaaaaaacccttaaaagACAAAATCACACTTAAATTCTAAAATACATTCGAAACAGACGAGGTAACGTGTGCTAATGCTACAGCACTGTGAAGTGCTCACCTGAATGTCCTGTGAGGAGTCCGCTTTCTTGTTGTAAATTTGTGCTTTCCAAATGGAAAAATACAGTAGACTTAGTGTGAGGTTGCTGAAACTGATcagacatgtaaaaacaaactcaTTCAATCCCCCCAAAACCCAAGCACACgatcaaaacagcagcagagttCACATTATTGGACAGTCTTTACGATGTCTATTCAGTCATTATGGATACTGAACCATGGTGCACTGGCCTCTAAATTCTGGTTCATGTGCTGGACTCTTTGGGTGGTAGTTCTGAGTCGCTGTCTAAAGTAACCATGGACACCAGGCATTCCGAGGTAGAACTGCTGTTGGTACTGGTTGCCCGGGTAATGGTCGAGATGCGTTCCTGCACACAGCCTGCAGACAAGCGAGCTTCAGCGTCATGGTCCCAGCATTCGTCCACTGTCTCACACATCTGAGCCAAaccctgagagagaaagagaaagagaaccagTTTACAAAACAGTTTTACAGTGCTTGAGTAGTGCCAAAAACTTTGTATTAcattacaaaaggaaaaaaacagcattagtGTGTCAGACCTCTACATGAATAAAGCCAGTCACTTCAATATGAAAACCAAAAGGTCTGATGAcacgtcaaaaaaaaaaaaaaagccctagTGAGGTTCTGCTGACGGAACTCTCCTATGTCAAGGCCCGGTCAACCCTCTGGGGGAAACCGTGCTTTTTGCCAGTCTTAAAATGTCAATACACCACTACAAAATCCCAGAATCTATATCTTTGCATCTCTTTTatactgattttttaaaacaaataaagaaataaaacactgaatgaGCAATATGTATGTTAGTGTTTGGTCTGATTAGTGTGCAATCCTGGAAAAACAAGAAGTTAATAATCTGAAGAAACAAACTCCAACTACtatgtttattctttttctttttgtggacTATGAAGCTAAAAACCATAAATTGGCTAAGAAAGTTATGAGCTTTTCCAGTTTATAGCGactgcatttgaatttgaagaATATAACTACATGAAGTTCTTGTAAGCAGGAAGCTTAAACCTTGTCCTCACCACATGTTTGAGCCAGCAGGGCTTCAGGATGGGTCTCATCTTCTTATGGACCACTACGTCCTGTAGGTCCTCCAGAGATGGGTGCTGGCCAACCTCCTCCTCAAAGGGAAGCAGGTACTCATCCACGGGCcctgaagacagacacagaatgcTAAGGTCACAGGAAAGAACATATGGAACTCAACTCAGCAGCACTGACTAAAGGCTAAAAATCTCTCATCCTAACCAGGGGTTCTTTATCCTGGCTCCATTGTTGCGAGAGAAAATGAATGCGATGagaatttgtcatttccaaATGATGGAAGGTTCAGGAACTTTGTCACCCTCTAGAAAGTTCTACAACTTTCTAGAACTTTGTCACCTTCAAGTGACAAAGTTCTACAGCTATGTATGCTCTAGAGACTCACCATCAGAAGCAGTGCAGCGGGACAGCAGCTCCCAAAGCACCAGGCCCAGAGCATACATATCAATCCTCAAAAACGCATCCCTGTGAAAGTTTATGGCGCCCTCTAGCACCTCTGGGGCCATATAGCGCCTAGTGCCAACCTGCAGCagaacacgaacacgaacacacacacacacacacacacaccttctgtaGGTTGCAAGGTAGGGCCCATTTCTAGATGCAAAAGTGTCACACTAAGAAGCAAGATGCTGAATGGAGTTGATCAAAGTCTCCTTGGATTTAGCCTAAGAGTACCTTAAACTATACAGTCCAAAAATTAAATAACCAATTGCAGCTTTAAATTGTGCCATTCTGTCAgattttaacagaaaatgatTATACAGCATATGGTTTCATTATGTAgtctggttgtttgtttttgttcaccTGGCCATGAGTGTCCCCTGGCGGTTTGCCTGGTTCAAAGCGTGCTGCCAAGCCAAAGTCCCCAATAACAGCTGCCAAATCATTCCTGAGCAGAACATTCTTACTCTTAAAGTCCCTGCGAACGTGAGAACATGATCAGACATCCGACgcgtgtctcacacacacacacacacacacacacacacacacacacacggccgtATGGTCTACTCCATCAGCCGTCCATCTGGTTGTGTACCTGTGTGCGATGGCAGGCTTTGGCAGCTCCAGTCTGTAGGAGAGATCCTCGTGAAGGTAGGCCAGACCTCGGGCCATGCTCTCGGCAATGTGGCACAGTTCAACCCATGTCACTGTGTTCCCCTTCAGGTAATCTGTCAGAGAACCCtgggtgcgcacacacagacacaccttaGATAATGTTCatttggaagaaaaaacaaacaaacaaatctctgCTCCTGAGAATCCTGACACAAGCTCCAAGAGAAGCCATTTAAATGACTGATGTGACCATTTAATCTAATGATACTGTTTTGACAGGAATTGTCTCCTGGTTCACCTAAATGAACCAAGACCAAAGAAGGAAAAAGCTCAGACAAGCATTCATCACAGACAAAAACTACGTAACAGATAAAAACTGACATGTAAAAGGTTGTAAGTTCATCTGATCTTAATAAGGAATGATGTATAGAATAAAACAGTTTCCCTTGAAGCAGATTTGATTAAAAGCTACCAGACAATACAAGGGTCAGAGGGTACATTACAGTAATCTAATGCATGAGCAATATGAAGGTAtggaacaaatgaaacaatCGATATACCCGCTCATGAAACTCTGTGATGAGCCAGAGCTCCATCTGCAGGTTGGTTCCTCGTTTCTCAGCAGAGATGAAGCGAAGCAGGTTCTCGTGCCTCAATCCCTCTGTCAGGtaaatttctctctcattctgccaTGATTGCTTGTCCTAACAAGGCGCACACAAACGTAATGGCCATTGAAATGCAAAGTGTTTGGAATAAGAGCAGATCTATTTTAGTATTCTTTACTGTGGAGAGCATCATCTCTGGGTAGCATAAATGCAATCTACCCAAACCTGCTACATGTAGTTACAGTTCTAGTCACATTTTCCAGGAATGGCATTTATTACTGGTCATATGTGGTAGGGTTAGTGATTTAATATCCAGTCTAAAAAGGTCTTGGAGGCTGACCTGAATGGGGAATATCTTGACTGCCACATATTCACTTAGTAGCTGGGCCTTCCAAACGCACCCAAAGCGCCCCCTGGCTTTCAACTCCAGCAACTGCAGTGGCTTCAGACCCACCAGAGGTGAGGGAGGAGCAGGTCCTACATCCTAACAGAGCAAGGTACTGGTGAGGTTAGCATCAACAATACTTCAGGACATAGAAAAGAAAGGTTTTAcaaaaatgtgttcattttagTTTTGTGATAGCATTTAAATGTGTTCAATGTATGCTGCTCAACCAAAGGCATTAATATAAAAGTAACTGACAGAAAATGTCAACAGCAAAATCAATGCCTACGGTCTTACTCTACATCATCTGTCACTTATAGCATGTCAGTGagtgcagaaagagaaagagatttgGCTTTTAGGACAGCACTGTCAGACCTGGCCAACGTCCACCTGGCCGTAGGGTGGCTTGCGCTGGTGGTAGGTCCAGCAGGCTAGTACCAGGGCCAGAGAAAGAGCAACCAGTGGTAGGAGAGAGTAAACCAGCACGCCCAGCATAGACGACCCTGCTGATGGAGGCTGGATCTTCactgcagcagacacacacacacacacattaaatatacTA
Encoded here:
- the LOC113583392 gene encoding activin receptor type-2B; this encodes MFARWLTFALIRGSLFAGPGQGEVGTRECVYYNDNWRAERTNQSGYERCEGEKDKRQHCYASWLNSSGTIHLVKKGCWLDDFNCYDRQECVATEQSPQVFFCCCEGNHCNERFTHLPEAVAPAVKIQPPSAGSSMLGVLVYSLLPLVALSLALVLACWTYHQRKPPYGQVDVGQDVGPAPPSPLVGLKPLQLLELKARGRFGCVWKAQLLSEYVAVKIFPIQDKQSWQNEREIYLTEGLRHENLLRFISAEKRGTNLQMELWLITEFHERGSLTDYLKGNTVTWVELCHIAESMARGLAYLHEDLSYRLELPKPAIAHRDFKSKNVLLRNDLAAVIGDFGLAARFEPGKPPGDTHGQVGTRRYMAPEVLEGAINFHRDAFLRIDMYALGLVLWELLSRCTASDGPVDEYLLPFEEEVGQHPSLEDLQDVVVHKKMRPILKPCWLKHVGLAQMCETVDECWDHDAEARLSAGCVQERISTITRATSTNSSSTSECLVSMVTLDSDSELPPKESST